The following are from one region of the Coffea eugenioides isolate CCC68of chromosome 2, Ceug_1.0, whole genome shotgun sequence genome:
- the LOC113762709 gene encoding probable plastid-lipid-associated protein 10, chloroplastic isoform X2, protein MPGDIFSGFHTDVSRSRLAQKMDVIAFPVCSAAVIRAVPFKKSLVPTPNSSTNVHHQKVVHYSATDAETELEDKKYELLGVIRDTQRGLVTTADQRSVIEEALVSVEAFDAGEAIDLGELDGTWRLQYTSAPDVLILFESAARLPFFQVGQIFQKFECRDESNGGVVRNIVKWSIPSLLEEQEGATLLVSAKFSVVSSRNIYLQFEEIALNNINISEELQALIAPAILPRSFISFQILQFIRAFKAEFPVRNPGRTSVGGLYYLSYLDKNMLLGRAVGGGGVFVFTRAQAIVL, encoded by the exons ATGCCAGGTGACATATTCAGTGGTTTTCATACAGATGTGAGCAGAAGTAGATTGGCCCAGAAAATGGATGTAATTGCTTTTCCCGTGTGTTCTGCAGCAGTAATTAGGGCTGTACCATTCAAAAAGTCTCTGGTACCAACTCCAAACTCTTCTACCAATGTGCACCATCAAAAAGTGGTCCATTATTCGGCAACT GATGCTGAAACTGAACTGGAAGACAAGAAGTATGAATTGCTTGGAGTCATCCGGGACACTCAACGCGGACTTGTGACAACTGCCGACCAGCGCTCTGTAATTGAGGAAGCTCTA GTGAGCGTGGAAGCTTTTGATGCAGGTGAAGCCATTGACTTGGGTGAGTTGGATGGGACATGGCGTCTGCAATACACATCTGCTCCTGATGTCCTCATTCTTTTTGAGTCAGCTGCAAGGCTTCCCTTCTTTCAG GTCGGccagatttttcaaaaatttgaatGCCGGGATGAATCCAATGGAGGAGTAGTACGTAATATTGTGAAGTGGAGTATTCCAAGTTTGTTGGAG GAGCAAGAAGGTGCAACTTTGCTTGTCTCTGCCAAATTCTCTGTTGTTTCATCGCGCAACATTTATCTTCAGTTTGAAGAG ATAGCTCTTAACAACATAAATATTAGTGAAGAATTGCAAGCTCTGATAGCTCCAGCAATACTACCGAGGTCATTTATTAGCTTCCAG ATCTTACAGTTCATCCGAGCTTTCAAAGCTGAATTTCCTGTGAGAAACCCAGGAAG GACTTCTGTGGGAGGTCTGTATTACCTATCGTATCTGGACAAGAATATGCTTTTAGGTCGTGCTGTTGGAGGTGGGGGGGTTTTTGTATTCACTAGAGCTCAAGCAATTGTATTATAA
- the LOC113762709 gene encoding probable plastid-lipid-associated protein 10, chloroplastic isoform X4 has protein sequence MPGDIFSGFHTDVSRSRLAQKMDVIAFPVCSAAVIRAVPFKKSLDAETELEDKKYELLGVIRDTQRGLVTTADQRSVIEEALVSVEAFDAGEAIDLGELDGTWRLQYTSAPDVLILFESAARLPFFQVGQIFQKFECRDESNGGVVRNIVKWSIPSLLEEQEGATLLVSAKFSVVSSRNIYLQFEEIALNNINISEELQALIAPAILPRSFISFQILQFIRAFKAEFPVRNPGRTSVGGLYYLSYLDKNMLLGRAVGGGGVFVFTRAQAIVL, from the exons ATGCCAGGTGACATATTCAGTGGTTTTCATACAGATGTGAGCAGAAGTAGATTGGCCCAGAAAATGGATGTAATTGCTTTTCCCGTGTGTTCTGCAGCAGTAATTAGGGCTGTACCATTCAAAAAGTCTCTG GATGCTGAAACTGAACTGGAAGACAAGAAGTATGAATTGCTTGGAGTCATCCGGGACACTCAACGCGGACTTGTGACAACTGCCGACCAGCGCTCTGTAATTGAGGAAGCTCTA GTGAGCGTGGAAGCTTTTGATGCAGGTGAAGCCATTGACTTGGGTGAGTTGGATGGGACATGGCGTCTGCAATACACATCTGCTCCTGATGTCCTCATTCTTTTTGAGTCAGCTGCAAGGCTTCCCTTCTTTCAG GTCGGccagatttttcaaaaatttgaatGCCGGGATGAATCCAATGGAGGAGTAGTACGTAATATTGTGAAGTGGAGTATTCCAAGTTTGTTGGAG GAGCAAGAAGGTGCAACTTTGCTTGTCTCTGCCAAATTCTCTGTTGTTTCATCGCGCAACATTTATCTTCAGTTTGAAGAG ATAGCTCTTAACAACATAAATATTAGTGAAGAATTGCAAGCTCTGATAGCTCCAGCAATACTACCGAGGTCATTTATTAGCTTCCAG ATCTTACAGTTCATCCGAGCTTTCAAAGCTGAATTTCCTGTGAGAAACCCAGGAAG GACTTCTGTGGGAGGTCTGTATTACCTATCGTATCTGGACAAGAATATGCTTTTAGGTCGTGCTGTTGGAGGTGGGGGGGTTTTTGTATTCACTAGAGCTCAAGCAATTGTATTATAA
- the LOC113762709 gene encoding probable plastid-lipid-associated protein 10, chloroplastic isoform X1 — translation MPGDIFSGFHTDVSRSRLAQKMDVIAFPVCSAAVIRAVPFKKSLVPTPNSSTNVHHQKVVHYSATVGLSPRRDAETELEDKKYELLGVIRDTQRGLVTTADQRSVIEEALVSVEAFDAGEAIDLGELDGTWRLQYTSAPDVLILFESAARLPFFQVGQIFQKFECRDESNGGVVRNIVKWSIPSLLEEQEGATLLVSAKFSVVSSRNIYLQFEEIALNNINISEELQALIAPAILPRSFISFQILQFIRAFKAEFPVRNPGRTSVGGLYYLSYLDKNMLLGRAVGGGGVFVFTRAQAIVL, via the exons ATGCCAGGTGACATATTCAGTGGTTTTCATACAGATGTGAGCAGAAGTAGATTGGCCCAGAAAATGGATGTAATTGCTTTTCCCGTGTGTTCTGCAGCAGTAATTAGGGCTGTACCATTCAAAAAGTCTCTGGTACCAACTCCAAACTCTTCTACCAATGTGCACCATCAAAAAGTGGTCCATTATTCGGCAACTGTAGGGCTGTCTCCTAGAAGG GATGCTGAAACTGAACTGGAAGACAAGAAGTATGAATTGCTTGGAGTCATCCGGGACACTCAACGCGGACTTGTGACAACTGCCGACCAGCGCTCTGTAATTGAGGAAGCTCTA GTGAGCGTGGAAGCTTTTGATGCAGGTGAAGCCATTGACTTGGGTGAGTTGGATGGGACATGGCGTCTGCAATACACATCTGCTCCTGATGTCCTCATTCTTTTTGAGTCAGCTGCAAGGCTTCCCTTCTTTCAG GTCGGccagatttttcaaaaatttgaatGCCGGGATGAATCCAATGGAGGAGTAGTACGTAATATTGTGAAGTGGAGTATTCCAAGTTTGTTGGAG GAGCAAGAAGGTGCAACTTTGCTTGTCTCTGCCAAATTCTCTGTTGTTTCATCGCGCAACATTTATCTTCAGTTTGAAGAG ATAGCTCTTAACAACATAAATATTAGTGAAGAATTGCAAGCTCTGATAGCTCCAGCAATACTACCGAGGTCATTTATTAGCTTCCAG ATCTTACAGTTCATCCGAGCTTTCAAAGCTGAATTTCCTGTGAGAAACCCAGGAAG GACTTCTGTGGGAGGTCTGTATTACCTATCGTATCTGGACAAGAATATGCTTTTAGGTCGTGCTGTTGGAGGTGGGGGGGTTTTTGTATTCACTAGAGCTCAAGCAATTGTATTATAA
- the LOC113762709 gene encoding probable plastid-lipid-associated protein 10, chloroplastic isoform X3 — MDVIAFPVCSAAVIRAVPFKKSLVPTPNSSTNVHHQKVVHYSATVGLSPRRDAETELEDKKYELLGVIRDTQRGLVTTADQRSVIEEALVSVEAFDAGEAIDLGELDGTWRLQYTSAPDVLILFESAARLPFFQVGQIFQKFECRDESNGGVVRNIVKWSIPSLLEEQEGATLLVSAKFSVVSSRNIYLQFEEIALNNINISEELQALIAPAILPRSFISFQILQFIRAFKAEFPVRNPGRTSVGGLYYLSYLDKNMLLGRAVGGGGVFVFTRAQAIVL, encoded by the exons ATGGATGTAATTGCTTTTCCCGTGTGTTCTGCAGCAGTAATTAGGGCTGTACCATTCAAAAAGTCTCTGGTACCAACTCCAAACTCTTCTACCAATGTGCACCATCAAAAAGTGGTCCATTATTCGGCAACTGTAGGGCTGTCTCCTAGAAGG GATGCTGAAACTGAACTGGAAGACAAGAAGTATGAATTGCTTGGAGTCATCCGGGACACTCAACGCGGACTTGTGACAACTGCCGACCAGCGCTCTGTAATTGAGGAAGCTCTA GTGAGCGTGGAAGCTTTTGATGCAGGTGAAGCCATTGACTTGGGTGAGTTGGATGGGACATGGCGTCTGCAATACACATCTGCTCCTGATGTCCTCATTCTTTTTGAGTCAGCTGCAAGGCTTCCCTTCTTTCAG GTCGGccagatttttcaaaaatttgaatGCCGGGATGAATCCAATGGAGGAGTAGTACGTAATATTGTGAAGTGGAGTATTCCAAGTTTGTTGGAG GAGCAAGAAGGTGCAACTTTGCTTGTCTCTGCCAAATTCTCTGTTGTTTCATCGCGCAACATTTATCTTCAGTTTGAAGAG ATAGCTCTTAACAACATAAATATTAGTGAAGAATTGCAAGCTCTGATAGCTCCAGCAATACTACCGAGGTCATTTATTAGCTTCCAG ATCTTACAGTTCATCCGAGCTTTCAAAGCTGAATTTCCTGTGAGAAACCCAGGAAG GACTTCTGTGGGAGGTCTGTATTACCTATCGTATCTGGACAAGAATATGCTTTTAGGTCGTGCTGTTGGAGGTGGGGGGGTTTTTGTATTCACTAGAGCTCAAGCAATTGTATTATAA
- the LOC113760928 gene encoding uncharacterized protein LOC113760928: MWLSTRLEDAGKFQAPQSLPGSYFVQQPSGRWALQVPEEPVVRESFRWPIGFITTGFIRGSKKHVAIALCEAVLLAHLREDQWKTISVSKRRKEIYVLVRNLWSTAYRLALATIVLEAQEEDLEFM; this comes from the exons ATGTGGTTGTCAACCAG ACTGGAGGATGCTGGAAAATTTCAAGCACCTCAGTCTTTGCCGGGTTCATATTTTGTTCAGCAACCATCTGGGAGATGGGCACTTCAAGTACCAGAAGAACCGGTAGTCAGGGAGTCTTTTAGGTGGCCAATTGGTTTTATTACAACTGGCTTCATTCGAGGCAG CAAGAAGCATGTGGCAATAGCTCTATGTGAGGCGGTCTTGCTTGCTCATCTTAGAGAGGATCAATGGAAGACCATCTCTGTTAGCAAGAGGAGGAAGGAAATTTACGTTCTGGTTAGGAATTTGTGGTCCACCGCATATAGACTTGCTCTTGCCACCATAGTTCTTGAAGCACAGGAAGAAGATTTGGAATTCATGTGA